The following proteins come from a genomic window of Miscanthus floridulus cultivar M001 chromosome 2, ASM1932011v1, whole genome shotgun sequence:
- the LOC136540814 gene encoding senescence associated gene 20-like, producing the protein MMRLLTGADQRDKNHGGGGGFVFSPRSVDAFGSTVIAEGADETRQLYWVHAWTVGPDGVITQLREYFNTDLTVTLLSGAAASAKKADIAGTPPKQQDAASSSSSSASAAAGPKCLWQSRRADSAHKSLPGLVLAI; encoded by the coding sequence ATGATGCGCCTCCTCACCGGCGCGGACCAGCGCGACAAgaaccacggcggcggcggcggattcgTCTTCTCCCCGCGCTCCGTCGACGCCTTCGGGTCCACCGTCATCGCCGAGGGCGCCGACGAAACGCGCCAGCTCTACTGGGTGCACGCCTGGACCGTGGGGCCCGATGGGGTGATCACCCAGCTCAGGGAGTACTTCAACACCGACCTCACCGTCACCCTCCTCTccggcgccgccgcctccgccaagAAAGCTGACATTGCAGGCACTCCGCCTAAGCAGCAGGacgctgcctcttcttcctcgtcgtccGCCTCGGCAGCAGCAGGGCCCAAGTGCCTGTGGCAGAGCCGCCGCGCCGACAGCGCACACAAGTCGCTGCCGGGCCTCGTCCTCGCCATCTGA